One genomic window of Glycine max cultivar Williams 82 chromosome 16, Glycine_max_v4.0, whole genome shotgun sequence includes the following:
- the LOC100784474 gene encoding cyclin-dependent kinase F-4, translated as MERYKLIKEVGDGTFGSVWRAINKQSGEVVAIKKMKKKYYSWEECVNLREVKSLRKMNHANIVKLKEVIRECDTLCLVFEYMEYNLYQLVKNREKLFSENEVRNWCFQVFQGLAYMHQRGYFHRDLKPENLLVTKGVIKIADFGLAREISSQPPYTEYVSTRWYRAPEVLLQSHLYSSKVDMWAMGAIMAELFTLRPLFPGSSEADEIYKICSVIGSPTTESWADGLKLARDINYQFPQLASVHLSTLIPSRSDDAISLVTSLCSWDPCKRPTAAEALQHPFFQSCFYIPPSLRTRAVTRTPPSAGTRGSLDRQGLKRYSGALPNTKITNNFSSPKLQASIASGVQRKLDMANEDGIKSKKSLKTTQQSKYRLPGKGSPTSINKGRTARGVSETAEKLANMSIGTRRQSLGQTRPPPMKAGVNWISESGNFMLRSGQQIPSERSLTRKVAG; from the exons ATGGAGAG GTACAAGTTAATTAAGGAAGTTGGTGATGGAACATTTGGGAGTGTTTGGAGAGCCATTAATAAGCAAAGTGGTGAAGTT GTTGCaatcaagaaaatgaaaaagaaatattactCTTGGGAGGAGTGTGTAAACCTGAGAGAAGTCAAG TCATTACGGAAAATGAATCATGCAAATATTGTGAAGCTGAAGGAAGTTATACGAGAATGTGACACTCTGTGCCTTGTTTTTGAGTACATG GAATACAACCTGTATCAACTTGTGAAAAACAGGGAAAAGCTGTTTTCTGAAAATGAAGTTAGAAATTGGTGTTTTCAAGTTTTCCAAGGTTTAGCTTACATGCACCAGCGTGGATACTTTCATCGTGATCTTAAGCCTG AAAACTTGCTGGTCACCAAGGGTGTCATCAAGATTGCTGATTTTGGCCTAGCCCGGGAGATCAGTTCACAACCACCATATACTGAGTATGTCTCCACACGGTG GTATCGTGCTCCTGAAGTCCTGCTTCAGTCCCATCTATATAGCTCTAAAGTTG ATATGTGGGCAATGGGTGCTATAATGGCTGAGTTGTTCACTCTGCGTCCTCTATTCCCTGGTTCCAG TGAAGCAGATGAGATCTACAAAATATGCAGTGTGATAGGTAGTCCAACCACTGAATCTTGGGCAGATGGACTCAAACTTGCCAGGGATATCAACTATCAGTTTCCACAG CTTGCTAGTGTACATCTCTCTACACTGATCCCATCCAGAAGTGATGATGCAATCAGCCTTGTGACA TCACTTTGTTCATGGGATCCCTGCAAGAGACCAACAGCAGCAGAGGCTCTTCAACATCCTTTCTTTCAG AGTTGCTTTTACATCCCTCCATCCCTTCGCACCAGAGCTGTAACCAGAACTCCACCATCTG CTGGGACCAGGGGATCACTGGATCGGCAGGGCCTCAAGAGATACTCTGGTGCTTTGCCTAATACAAAAATCACCAACAATTTTAGTTCCCCGAAATTACAAGCTTCTATAGCTTCAG GTGTGCAAAGGAAGCTGGATATGGCAAATGAG GATGGAATTAAGAGCAAGAAATCATTGAAGACTACTCAACAATCAAAATATCGATTACCAGGAAAAGGCAGCCCAA CTTCTATAAACAAGGGGAGGACTGCTCGTGGGGTTTCAGAAACAGCTGAGAAGTTGGCTAATATGTCGATTGGTACTCGAAGACAATCCTTAGGACAAACCCGTCCGCCTCCCATGAAGGCTGGAGTCAATTGGATTTCTGAATCTGGAAATTTCATGCTCAGGTCCGGACAACAAATTCCATCTGAAAGAAGTTTGACAAGAAAAGTTGCCGGGTGA
- the LOC100785003 gene encoding protein BREVIS RADIX isoform X1 codes for MFTCIACTKTDDKDEEGGSRESGTPSTKEAVKSLTTQIKDMALKFSGAYKQCKPCTGSSSYKKGHRPYPDFDTISEGVPYPYIGGASSSSTPAWDFTTSHYPGGRSDPRFAGAYGGDRTPRGRDSSSVCDVVLEDEDEPKEWMAQVEPGVHITFVSLPNGGNDLKRIRFSREMFNKWQAQRWWGENYDRIMELYNVQRFNKQALNTPPRSEDEQRDSSYSRLTSARESPMASNKDWTPRSHYKPSGSRGYYPSEPLDHGGGSGQYHAGPSMEPARDTTASRDEPSISNASEMETEWVEQDEPGVYITIRQLADGTRELRRVRFSRERFGEVNAKTWWEENRERIQAQYL; via the exons atgtttacgTGCATAGCGTGTACGAAGACGGATGataaggatgaagaaggagGATCTCGTGAGAGTGGCACGCCGAGTACAAAAGAAGCCGTCAAAAGCCTGACCACGCAG ATAAAGGATATGGCACTGAAGTTTTCAGGTGCATACAAGCAATGCAAACCATGCACAGGGTCCAGTAGCTACAAAAAAGGACATAGGCCATATCCAGATTTTGATACCATCTCAGAAGGGGTTCCATACCCTTATATTGGAGGTGCAAGCTCAAGTTCAACCCCTGCATGGGACTTCACAACCTCTCACTACCCTGGTGGAAGATCTGACCCTAGATTTGCTGGGGCATATGGCGGTGACCGCACCCCGAGAGGACGTGACTCATCATCAGTTTGTGATGTAGTCTTAGAGGATGAGGATGAGCCTAAGGAGTGGATGGCACAGGTGGAGCCAGGGGTTCACATTACCTTTGTGTCTCTTCCTAACGGAGGAAATGATCTTAAGAGAATTCGCTTCAG CCGAGAGATGTTTAATAAATGGCAAGCTCAAAGATGGTGGGGTGAGAATTACGACAGAATCATGGAACTTTACAACGTCCAGAGATTTAATAAACAAGCTCTTAACACTCCTCCAAGGTCTGAGGATGAG CAAAGAGATTCTTCTTACTCAAGATTGACATCTGCAAGGGAAAGCCCCATGGCCTCAAACAAGGATTGGACGCCGAGGAGTCACTATAAGCCCTCTGGGAGCAGAGGATATTACCCGTCCGAACCGTTGGATCACGGTGGAGGCAGTGGCCAATACCATGCAGGGCCATCTATGGAACCAGCAAGGGATACCACTGCTTCTAGAGATGAGCCTTCTATCAGCAATGCCAGTGAAATGGAGACAGAATGGGTAGAACAAGACGAGCCTGGAGTTTACATTACAATCAGGCAGTTAGCTGATGGAACTAGGGAGCTTAGACGTGTCAGATTCAG CCGGGAAAGATTTGGGGAGGTGAATGCAAAAACTTGGTGGGAAGAGAACAGAGAGAGAATCCAAGCTCAATatctttga
- the LOC100785003 gene encoding protein BREVIS RADIX isoform X2 yields the protein MFNIKDMALKFSGAYKQCKPCTGSSSYKKGHRPYPDFDTISEGVPYPYIGGASSSSTPAWDFTTSHYPGGRSDPRFAGAYGGDRTPRGRDSSSVCDVVLEDEDEPKEWMAQVEPGVHITFVSLPNGGNDLKRIRFSREMFNKWQAQRWWGENYDRIMELYNVQRFNKQALNTPPRSEDEQRDSSYSRLTSARESPMASNKDWTPRSHYKPSGSRGYYPSEPLDHGGGSGQYHAGPSMEPARDTTASRDEPSISNASEMETEWVEQDEPGVYITIRQLADGTRELRRVRFSRERFGEVNAKTWWEENRERIQAQYL from the exons ATGTTCAAT ATAAAGGATATGGCACTGAAGTTTTCAGGTGCATACAAGCAATGCAAACCATGCACAGGGTCCAGTAGCTACAAAAAAGGACATAGGCCATATCCAGATTTTGATACCATCTCAGAAGGGGTTCCATACCCTTATATTGGAGGTGCAAGCTCAAGTTCAACCCCTGCATGGGACTTCACAACCTCTCACTACCCTGGTGGAAGATCTGACCCTAGATTTGCTGGGGCATATGGCGGTGACCGCACCCCGAGAGGACGTGACTCATCATCAGTTTGTGATGTAGTCTTAGAGGATGAGGATGAGCCTAAGGAGTGGATGGCACAGGTGGAGCCAGGGGTTCACATTACCTTTGTGTCTCTTCCTAACGGAGGAAATGATCTTAAGAGAATTCGCTTCAG CCGAGAGATGTTTAATAAATGGCAAGCTCAAAGATGGTGGGGTGAGAATTACGACAGAATCATGGAACTTTACAACGTCCAGAGATTTAATAAACAAGCTCTTAACACTCCTCCAAGGTCTGAGGATGAG CAAAGAGATTCTTCTTACTCAAGATTGACATCTGCAAGGGAAAGCCCCATGGCCTCAAACAAGGATTGGACGCCGAGGAGTCACTATAAGCCCTCTGGGAGCAGAGGATATTACCCGTCCGAACCGTTGGATCACGGTGGAGGCAGTGGCCAATACCATGCAGGGCCATCTATGGAACCAGCAAGGGATACCACTGCTTCTAGAGATGAGCCTTCTATCAGCAATGCCAGTGAAATGGAGACAGAATGGGTAGAACAAGACGAGCCTGGAGTTTACATTACAATCAGGCAGTTAGCTGATGGAACTAGGGAGCTTAGACGTGTCAGATTCAG CCGGGAAAGATTTGGGGAGGTGAATGCAAAAACTTGGTGGGAAGAGAACAGAGAGAGAATCCAAGCTCAATatctttga